Proteins from a genomic interval of Bremerella sp. JC817:
- a CDS encoding helix-turn-helix domain-containing protein, whose translation MKVFTTGQVAKICKVAPRTVSKWFDSGRLKGYRIPGSQDRRIPREYLIKFLKEHGMPLGDLEDEAMAKVLIVAQDQVLVENLRRELPLEKAFKVCVAASGFEAGIQAEGFHPDCIIVDFSIGRIEALQICQNLRRNPDFAETILIALLPDDGSSMSFDRSTINETFKKPFDAALLAERLRTLIGAKKELV comes from the coding sequence ATGAAGGTCTTCACAACAGGACAGGTCGCAAAGATCTGCAAAGTGGCCCCCCGCACTGTCAGTAAGTGGTTCGATTCGGGCCGCCTTAAGGGGTATCGTATTCCTGGATCCCAGGACCGACGCATCCCGCGGGAATATTTGATTAAGTTCCTGAAAGAACACGGAATGCCCCTTGGCGACTTGGAAGACGAAGCCATGGCCAAGGTGCTGATCGTTGCTCAGGACCAGGTATTGGTGGAAAATCTACGTCGCGAACTTCCGCTCGAAAAAGCATTCAAGGTCTGCGTGGCCGCGAGTGGTTTTGAGGCGGGAATTCAAGCCGAAGGTTTTCACCCGGACTGCATTATCGTGGATTTCTCGATCGGACGTATCGAGGCATTGCAGATTTGCCAGAATCTGCGTCGGAATCCGGACTTCGCGGAAACGATTCTGATCGCCTTGTTGCCCGATGATGGAAGCTCTATGAGCTTCGATCGCTCCACGATTAATGAGACGTTCAAGAAGCCGTTTGACGCGGCTCTGCTGGCTGAACGACTACGAACCTTGATCGGTGCAAAGAAGGAATTGGTTTAA